In one Pseudomonas purpurea genomic region, the following are encoded:
- a CDS encoding trehalose phosphatase produces MPSKRPLVLIDLDDTLFQTARKMPEGIERHVATLDVDGQPNGYMNAVQKAFIEWLLACADVVPVTARSVEAYSRVQLPFTAGAVCAHGGVILAADGSLDRDWHAHMTRTLANAQARLPELSLATLAIGEQLGYSLRGWVVEEAGLANYVVTKHNENNDQVLDEVLAKVKEQGLLDGMSVHGNGNNLAFLPQGLSKRLAVEEWLRRDKAINGERPVMGFGDSITDLGFMDACHFWGTPARSQLAKALEAGLNE; encoded by the coding sequence ATGCCGAGTAAGCGCCCACTGGTCCTGATCGACCTCGACGACACGCTGTTCCAGACCGCACGCAAGATGCCCGAAGGCATTGAGCGTCACGTGGCTACCCTGGATGTCGACGGGCAACCGAACGGCTACATGAACGCCGTCCAGAAAGCCTTTATCGAATGGCTGCTGGCCTGCGCCGACGTGGTCCCGGTGACCGCCCGTAGCGTCGAGGCGTACAGCCGCGTGCAATTGCCATTCACCGCTGGCGCCGTCTGCGCCCATGGTGGCGTGATCCTCGCGGCCGATGGCAGCCTGGACCGCGACTGGCACGCGCACATGACCCGCACACTGGCCAACGCCCAGGCGCGGTTGCCCGAGTTGAGCCTGGCGACCCTGGCGATCGGTGAACAACTGGGCTACTCGCTACGCGGCTGGGTTGTCGAAGAAGCCGGACTGGCCAATTACGTCGTGACCAAACACAACGAAAACAACGACCAGGTGCTGGACGAGGTCCTGGCCAAGGTCAAGGAACAGGGCCTGCTCGACGGCATGAGCGTGCACGGCAACGGTAACAACCTGGCCTTCCTGCCCCAGGGCTTGTCCAAGCGTCTGGCGGTTGAAGAATGGCTGCGCCGCGACAAGGCGATCAATGGCGAACGCCCGGTCATGGGGTTCGGTGACAGCATCACCGACCTGGGCTTCATGGATGCCTGCCACTTCTGGGGCACACCCGCCCGCAGCCAGTTGGCCAAAGCACTGGAAGCCGGCCTCAATGAGTAA
- a CDS encoding phosphoribosyltransferase domain-containing protein: protein MDCSVDTLEPTSLHADLLRGRLDVHIESSSIAPESLFGFAERRNPKRAFLFVSRVLGRHIPVRPSRMLESFEHLATKIPADLPGPVLVIGMAETAVGLGAGVHRAYSATRPDTVYLVSTRHPLGTELFARFEEEHSHASAHLIHLPQDPEVKAMMLQARSLVLVDDEASTGKTFINLHRALVDAGLSQVERVVTCVLTDWSDGAVRAHMGETAEQVSLLQGSYRFTEDSSAPLPDMPQVGTVAIGDWPLKAANDWGRLGVRSVADTLAPGLEVKPGERILVVGTSEFVWRPFLLAERLEKAGADVHFSSTSRSPIALGHAIDHALSFSDNYGLGIPNFLYNVKPGQFDRVLICTETPAQAIPAELIETLNAEIVCDAE, encoded by the coding sequence ATGGACTGCAGCGTAGATACCCTTGAACCGACATCACTTCATGCCGACCTGCTTCGCGGTCGCCTGGACGTGCATATCGAGTCATCCTCCATCGCGCCCGAGTCTCTCTTCGGCTTTGCCGAACGACGCAACCCGAAACGCGCCTTCCTGTTCGTTTCGCGCGTATTGGGCCGCCACATTCCGGTACGCCCTTCGCGGATGCTCGAGAGTTTCGAACACCTGGCGACCAAAATACCGGCCGACCTGCCGGGGCCGGTGCTGGTCATCGGCATGGCCGAAACCGCCGTGGGCCTGGGCGCCGGTGTACACCGCGCCTACAGCGCGACCCGCCCGGACACCGTTTACCTGGTCAGTACCCGGCACCCACTGGGCACCGAACTGTTCGCCCGCTTCGAAGAAGAACACAGCCACGCCAGCGCACACCTGATTCACCTGCCGCAGGACCCCGAGGTCAAGGCCATGATGTTGCAGGCCCGTTCGCTGGTACTGGTGGACGATGAAGCATCCACCGGCAAGACCTTCATCAACCTGCACCGGGCGCTGGTCGATGCCGGCCTGAGCCAGGTCGAACGTGTCGTGACCTGCGTGTTGACCGACTGGTCGGACGGCGCGGTTCGCGCGCACATGGGCGAAACCGCGGAACAGGTTTCGTTGCTGCAAGGCTCCTATCGCTTCACCGAAGACAGCAGCGCGCCCCTGCCGGACATGCCGCAAGTCGGTACGGTGGCCATCGGCGACTGGCCGCTCAAGGCTGCCAATGACTGGGGCCGACTGGGCGTTCGGTCGGTGGCCGATACGCTGGCGCCAGGCCTTGAAGTGAAACCCGGCGAGCGCATTCTGGTGGTCGGCACCAGCGAGTTCGTCTGGCGTCCGTTCCTGCTGGCCGAGCGCCTGGAAAAAGCCGGGGCCGACGTTCATTTCAGCTCCACCAGCCGCTCGCCCATTGCCCTGGGCCATGCCATCGACCACGCGCTGTCCTTCTCGGACAACTACGGCCTGGGCATTCCCAATTTCCTCTACAACGTCAAACCCGGTCAGTTCGACCGGGTGCTGATCTGCACCGAAACACCCGCCCAGGCGATTCCTGCCGAGCTGATCGAAACCCTGAACGCGGAGATTGTTTGCGATGCCGAGTAA
- a CDS encoding ABC transporter ATP-binding protein, which yields MGHIRVTGLGKAYKQYPTRWSRLFEWLVPFSRPRHHLHWILQDVDFEIQPGEAVGIVGVNGAGKSTLLKMITGTTQPTCGHIQLQGRVAALLELGMGFHPDFTGRQNAFMAGQLLGMQLEDIEALMPDIESFAEIGEAIDHPVRTYSSGMQMRLAFSVATARRPDILIVDEALSVGDAYFQHKSFERIRSFRRDGTTLLIVSHDRSAIQSICDTAILLEQGRVALRGKPEEVMDYYNAMLAEREGQTVRQEMLANGQVQTISGTGEAGILSVRLLDQRQRSVEVAEVGQPMVLEVQVEVRQDIERLVLGFMIKDRLGQPMYGINTHRLDQALTDLKAGEHVTYRFAFTLRLGKGSYSVALSLSRLDSHLDRNFEWRDYGLVFHVINNRQEDFVGCAWLDAQTSISRALPAPREPATREIAP from the coding sequence ATGGGACACATACGCGTCACGGGCCTGGGCAAGGCCTACAAGCAATACCCCACCCGCTGGAGTCGGCTGTTCGAATGGCTGGTGCCGTTCTCCCGACCACGGCATCACTTGCACTGGATCCTGCAAGACGTCGACTTCGAGATCCAGCCGGGCGAAGCGGTGGGCATCGTCGGGGTCAATGGCGCCGGTAAAAGCACCTTGCTGAAAATGATCACCGGCACCACCCAACCCACCTGCGGGCATATCCAGCTACAAGGCCGGGTCGCCGCGCTGCTGGAGCTGGGCATGGGTTTCCACCCCGATTTCACCGGACGCCAGAACGCCTTCATGGCCGGTCAGTTGCTGGGCATGCAGCTCGAAGACATTGAAGCCCTGATGCCGGACATCGAGTCCTTTGCCGAGATCGGCGAAGCCATCGATCACCCGGTGCGCACCTATTCCAGCGGCATGCAGATGCGCCTGGCATTCAGTGTCGCCACCGCGCGGCGCCCGGACATCCTGATCGTCGACGAAGCGCTGTCGGTGGGCGATGCCTACTTTCAGCACAAGAGCTTCGAACGCATTCGCAGCTTTCGTCGGGACGGCACCACGCTGTTGATCGTGTCCCACGACCGCTCGGCGATCCAGTCGATCTGCGACACCGCGATCCTTCTGGAACAGGGCCGCGTTGCCCTGCGCGGCAAACCCGAAGAAGTGATGGACTACTACAACGCCATGCTCGCCGAACGCGAGGGCCAGACCGTTCGCCAGGAAATGCTCGCCAACGGCCAGGTGCAAACCATCTCCGGCACCGGCGAGGCCGGCATTCTCAGCGTGCGCCTGCTGGACCAGCGCCAGCGCTCGGTGGAAGTTGCCGAGGTCGGCCAGCCGATGGTGCTGGAGGTGCAGGTCGAGGTGCGCCAGGACATCGAGCGGCTGGTGCTTGGTTTCATGATCAAGGACCGTCTCGGCCAGCCCATGTACGGCATCAACACCCACCGGCTGGATCAGGCGCTGACCGACCTCAAGGCCGGCGAACACGTGACCTACCGGTTTGCCTTCACCCTGCGCCTGGGCAAGGGCAGCTACTCGGTGGCCCTGAGCCTGTCGCGGCTGGATTCACACCTGGACCGCAACTTTGAATGGCGCGACTACGGCCTGGTGTTCCACGTCATCAACAACCGTCAGGAAGACTTCGTCGGCTGCGCCTGGCTCGATGCGCAAACCAGCATCAGCCGCGCCCTTCCCGCCCCGCGCGAACCGGCCACACGGGAGATCGCACCATGA
- a CDS encoding glycosyltransferase family 1 protein: protein MQIALNARVLQAPRTGIGHYLAELVTALRHEPDLELSLFHGWGWNAALPEAAMPGYSRLTPWLRQIPGAYQARRWLEQRRFDNGLPKAIDLYHEPSLWPLAFKGPTLITLHDLTHLHFPATQPPARLKEIERRLSHGVQHARLILTDSQFIADEARQHFSLPSERFVVAPLGVGARFHPRSDETLLPTLRPLGVKPQQYWVCVGTLEPRKNLSLALRAHGQLPEAVRQRFPLLVIGMAGWEQGQFSDALRKSLASGHVRLLGYLPDEQVAHLVAGARGLVFPSLYEGFGLPVLEAMASGTPVILTRRSAMPEVAGDAGTYIEPDDVDGLSQAMARLIDDHVYWLHCREAGLQRAKLFSWQRCASVTAQAYRQAMGG from the coding sequence ATGCAGATTGCCCTTAACGCCCGGGTGCTCCAGGCACCGCGCACCGGCATCGGCCATTACCTGGCCGAGTTGGTCACGGCCCTGCGGCATGAGCCAGACCTTGAGCTGTCGCTGTTTCACGGCTGGGGCTGGAACGCCGCGCTGCCGGAGGCCGCGATGCCGGGTTACTCGCGCCTGACGCCCTGGCTGCGCCAGATCCCCGGCGCCTATCAGGCCCGGCGCTGGCTGGAGCAGCGGCGTTTCGACAACGGCCTGCCGAAGGCGATTGACCTTTATCACGAGCCGAGCCTGTGGCCGCTGGCGTTCAAGGGGCCGACCCTGATCACCCTGCATGACCTGACCCACCTGCATTTCCCCGCGACCCAGCCCCCGGCACGCTTGAAAGAAATCGAACGGCGGCTGAGCCATGGCGTGCAGCACGCCCGGCTGATCCTGACCGACTCGCAGTTCATCGCCGACGAGGCCCGGCAGCACTTCAGCCTTCCCTCCGAGCGCTTCGTGGTCGCACCGCTCGGGGTGGGCGCACGCTTTCATCCACGCAGCGATGAAACCCTGCTGCCGACCTTGCGTCCGCTCGGCGTAAAGCCACAGCAATATTGGGTGTGCGTGGGGACCCTGGAGCCGCGCAAAAACCTGTCACTGGCACTGCGAGCCCACGGGCAACTGCCTGAAGCCGTGCGTCAGCGTTTCCCGTTGCTGGTGATCGGCATGGCCGGTTGGGAGCAAGGGCAGTTCAGTGACGCGTTGCGCAAAAGCCTGGCCTCGGGGCACGTGCGGCTGCTCGGTTACTTGCCGGACGAACAGGTCGCGCACCTGGTGGCCGGTGCCCGTGGGCTGGTTTTTCCGTCGCTCTATGAAGGCTTTGGCCTGCCGGTGCTAGAAGCCATGGCCAGCGGAACACCCGTGATCCTGACCCGCCGCTCGGCGATGCCGGAGGTTGCGGGTGATGCCGGCACTTACATTGAACCGGACGATGTCGACGGGTTGAGCCAGGCGATGGCACGCCTGATCGACGATCACGTGTATTGGCTGCACTGTCGCGAGGCAGGCTTGCAGCGCGCGAAGCTGTTTTCCTGGCAACGCTGTGCGAGCGTCACCGCTCAAGCGTACCGTCAGGCTATGGGAGGTTGA
- a CDS encoding glycosyltransferase family 1 protein — MTRLLVECTYVFEHPQANSGIQRVVRNVIRELPEPDGECECIPVVMLNGKLYRVLSLTPLPTPTFDLMSLRVRLEHWANAFWLRQRTLERRWPFHRSRLARRLLYVGCRVAAALCLSIPMRILDRQLNKDDIPARCAPLQHQPGDQLVLLDSSWHADFFPLAEQLKRDGVGIVSVIYDLIPLTHPQFCDAGLVRVFNDWFDWIARTADGYVAISTTIRDQVREEMLRRVGAKQVEQRWFDYFHLGSELDLTDETAAVDPGLERMFQSPDPVFLMVSTIEPRKNHAYLLDAFERAWASGSRARLCIAGRIGWKCDALIERIRRHPELNTRLFMFNSLSDRSLEHAYSRSTALVFPSYVEGFGLPLVEAMQRGLPAMGSDIPVFREIGGEFMVYFDLTDPQSLTTLVLDMERTGAFPAPRSVDQWHWLGWREASAQLVERVMRHLKKTPKGQRQHADCP, encoded by the coding sequence ATGACGCGACTGTTGGTCGAATGCACTTACGTGTTCGAGCATCCCCAGGCCAATTCCGGGATTCAGCGCGTGGTGCGCAACGTCATCCGCGAGTTGCCCGAACCCGACGGTGAATGCGAATGCATTCCCGTGGTGATGCTCAACGGCAAGCTGTACCGGGTGCTGAGCCTGACACCATTGCCCACGCCGACCTTTGACCTGATGAGCCTGCGGGTGCGCCTGGAACACTGGGCCAACGCCTTCTGGTTGCGCCAGCGCACCCTTGAGCGACGCTGGCCATTTCACCGGTCACGGCTCGCCCGGCGGCTGCTGTACGTGGGTTGCCGAGTGGCGGCGGCGCTGTGCCTGAGCATCCCGATGCGCATCCTCGACCGGCAGCTGAACAAGGACGACATCCCGGCACGCTGCGCGCCCTTGCAGCATCAGCCAGGGGATCAACTGGTGCTGCTCGACTCGTCGTGGCACGCCGATTTCTTTCCCCTGGCCGAGCAGCTCAAGCGTGACGGCGTGGGCATCGTGTCGGTGATCTATGACCTGATCCCGCTGACCCATCCGCAGTTCTGCGACGCCGGGCTGGTGCGCGTGTTCAACGACTGGTTCGACTGGATCGCCCGTACCGCTGACGGCTACGTTGCCATTTCCACGACCATTCGCGACCAGGTGCGCGAAGAAATGCTACGCCGGGTGGGTGCCAAACAGGTCGAGCAACGCTGGTTCGACTACTTCCACCTGGGCTCCGAGCTGGACCTGACAGACGAAACCGCTGCGGTCGATCCAGGCCTTGAGCGGATGTTCCAAAGCCCGGACCCGGTGTTCCTGATGGTCAGCACCATTGAGCCGCGCAAGAACCATGCATACCTGCTTGATGCGTTCGAACGGGCCTGGGCCAGCGGTTCACGCGCACGCCTGTGCATTGCCGGGCGCATTGGCTGGAAGTGCGACGCGTTGATTGAACGTATCCGCCGCCACCCCGAGTTGAACACGCGCCTGTTCATGTTCAACAGCCTCTCGGACCGTAGCCTGGAGCACGCGTATTCCCGCTCCACAGCACTGGTGTTTCCGTCCTATGTCGAAGGTTTTGGCTTGCCGCTGGTGGAAGCGATGCAGCGCGGTTTGCCGGCGATGGGCAGCGATATTCCGGTGTTTCGCGAAATTGGCGGCGAGTTCATGGTCTATTTCGACCTGACCGACCCGCAAAGCCTGACCACGCTGGTGCTCGACATGGAGCGCACGGGCGCCTTCCCGGCGCCTCGCAGCGTTGACCAATGGCACTGGCTCGGTTGGCGCGAGGCCAGTGCGCAACTGGTCGAACGGGTGATGCGCCACCTGAAGAAAACACCGAAGGGGCAGAGGCAACATGCAGATTGCCCTTAA
- a CDS encoding LysR family transcriptional regulator translates to MDRFQEMQVFVAVAQDQGFSVSARRLGMSAASVTRAVAALEARIGTQLLTRTTRRVYLSEAGQRYLEDCRRILAEIQEAEASAAGSHAQPRGQLTITAPVLFGELFVTPVMVGYLDRFPDVSINALLVDRVVGMVEEGVDVAVRIGELPDSGQHAIPVGEVRRVICASPAFLAAHGRPRHPEELRQAQVVAPSSIGQFKSWQFLEDGQMLSVRPEPRLVVTANQAAITAACLGWGLTRVLSYQVASKVAAGELEIVLQDFELPPLPIHVVYQGGRKAPARVRSFVDFAVKALREHPALRG, encoded by the coding sequence TTGGACAGATTTCAGGAAATGCAGGTTTTCGTCGCGGTTGCCCAGGACCAGGGGTTTTCGGTGTCGGCGCGGCGCCTCGGGATGTCGGCGGCCAGTGTCACGCGGGCGGTGGCCGCGCTGGAGGCGCGCATCGGCACGCAGTTGCTCACGCGCACCACCCGCCGCGTGTACCTCAGCGAGGCCGGCCAGCGTTATCTGGAGGATTGCCGGCGCATTCTCGCGGAAATCCAGGAAGCCGAGGCCTCGGCCGCCGGCAGTCATGCCCAGCCCCGGGGGCAACTGACGATCACCGCGCCGGTGTTGTTTGGCGAGTTGTTCGTCACGCCGGTGATGGTCGGTTATCTGGACCGCTTTCCTGATGTCAGCATTAATGCCTTGCTCGTCGACCGTGTGGTCGGGATGGTCGAGGAGGGCGTCGATGTGGCGGTGCGTATTGGTGAGCTGCCGGACAGCGGCCAGCACGCGATCCCGGTCGGCGAAGTACGCCGGGTGATCTGTGCATCGCCGGCGTTTCTCGCGGCCCATGGTCGGCCTCGACACCCCGAGGAATTGCGTCAGGCCCAAGTGGTGGCGCCGTCTTCGATCGGGCAGTTCAAGAGTTGGCAGTTCCTTGAGGACGGCCAAATGCTGAGCGTTCGCCCCGAGCCGCGTTTGGTGGTCACCGCCAATCAGGCCGCGATCACGGCCGCGTGCCTGGGCTGGGGGCTCACGCGGGTGCTGTCCTATCAGGTGGCCAGCAAAGTGGCGGCCGGTGAGTTGGAAATCGTCCTGCAAGACTTCGAACTGCCGCCGTTACCAATCCATGTGGTGTATCAGGGTGGGCGCAAGGCGCCGGCACGGGTTCGCAGTTTTGTGGATTTCGCCGTGAAGGCCTTGCGGGAACACCCGGCGTTGCGGGGCTGA
- a CDS encoding trypsin-like peptidase domain-containing protein: MKVLAPGANTPLPGAQSTWILECERTSVFGEFAAVALLPVDDKRQSKGEPALLHREQSWMEWSDGPEKVGCSLKLDKLPVGSDRVLLLAYTYSAAGPVSDMQGLRLTIGSDIEFKLNLRDNGESSIILGEFYRRNAEWKFRALSEGSAYGLSAFGRRIGLDVDDSHPTRRASDGGRRCDSATGTAFAVGTSHVMTCAHVIEDMRSLYITSFEGRYRAEPVVVDRRNDIALLRVHEAPALKSVAFSDGSGCALGETVVALGFPLASISGGGLQVTQGGVSGLFGLHSDSSLFQFTAPIQPGSSGSPLFDTRGAVVGMVTSTIPDAQNMNFAVKAGLLTAFLDACRVATTREASGKTFTTSEITQTAQPSLWLVEASNT; encoded by the coding sequence ATGAAGGTGCTCGCGCCTGGCGCAAACACCCCTCTTCCAGGTGCACAGAGCACATGGATACTAGAGTGTGAACGGACTTCGGTCTTCGGCGAGTTCGCCGCCGTGGCGCTGCTCCCGGTCGACGACAAACGCCAGTCCAAAGGTGAGCCTGCCCTGCTGCATCGGGAACAGTCATGGATGGAGTGGAGCGACGGCCCGGAAAAGGTCGGTTGTTCCCTCAAGCTGGACAAACTCCCCGTCGGCAGTGATCGGGTCCTGTTGCTGGCCTACACCTATTCGGCGGCCGGTCCGGTCAGCGACATGCAGGGTCTGCGGCTGACCATTGGCAGCGACATCGAATTCAAACTGAACCTGCGCGACAACGGCGAATCCTCGATCATTCTCGGCGAGTTCTACCGCCGCAATGCCGAGTGGAAATTCCGTGCGCTGTCCGAAGGTTCTGCCTATGGGCTGTCGGCCTTTGGCCGGCGCATCGGCCTGGACGTCGATGACAGCCATCCGACCCGCCGCGCAAGCGATGGCGGGCGACGCTGCGACTCCGCAACCGGCACCGCTTTTGCGGTCGGCACCAGCCACGTCATGACCTGCGCCCATGTCATCGAAGACATGCGCAGCCTGTACATCACCTCGTTCGAAGGCCGCTACCGGGCTGAACCCGTGGTCGTCGACCGGCGAAACGACATTGCCCTGCTCCGGGTCCATGAAGCACCCGCCCTCAAGTCCGTCGCGTTCAGCGATGGCAGCGGCTGCGCCCTGGGCGAAACCGTGGTGGCGCTGGGCTTTCCGCTGGCGAGCATTTCCGGCGGCGGTTTGCAGGTCACCCAAGGTGGCGTTTCCGGGCTGTTTGGCCTGCACAGCGACTCAAGCCTGTTCCAGTTCACTGCGCCGATTCAGCCAGGCTCCAGCGGCAGCCCGTTGTTCGATACCCGCGGTGCGGTGGTCGGCATGGTGACGTCGACGATCCCGGATGCGCAAAACATGAACTTTGCCGTCAAGGCCGGCCTGCTCACGGCGTTTCTGGATGCCTGTCGCGTGGCCACCACCCGAGAGGCGTCGGGCAAGACGTTCACGACCAGCGAAATCACGCAGACCGCACAGCCCTCGCTGTGGCTCGTCGAGGCCAGCAACACCTAG
- a CDS encoding glycosyltransferase family 4 protein gives MRVLHFYKTYLPDSMGGIEQVIFQMCESSARHGVDSHVLTLSPAPSPVPLHIGQHQVHQARLDLQLASSGFSYSVIKQFRELAAEADIVNYHFPWPFMDVVHFCTAMKKPCVVSYHSDIIRQKNLLKLYRPLMRRFLDSADRIVAASPNYLHTSDVLQAYREKTRVITYGLDKALYPQPSPERQAQWRERLGDRFFLFVGVMRYYKGLHILLEAMQGLNYPVVIVGAGPVEAQLHAQATALGLQNLHFLGRLGDEDKVALLELSYAVVFPSHLRSEAFGISLLEGAMYGKPMISSEIGTGTSYINIHGETGLVVPPSNPQAFREAMRSLWENPVRAAEMGAKAQARYRQLFTADEMGRKWTELYEELLEEKTFSYA, from the coding sequence ATGCGTGTCCTGCACTTTTACAAAACGTACCTGCCCGACTCGATGGGCGGGATCGAACAGGTCATTTTCCAGATGTGCGAAAGCAGCGCACGCCACGGCGTGGACAGCCACGTCCTGACCTTGAGCCCGGCCCCCTCGCCCGTTCCGCTGCACATCGGCCAGCATCAGGTGCATCAGGCCAGACTTGACCTGCAATTGGCCTCCAGCGGGTTTTCCTACAGCGTCATCAAACAGTTTCGCGAGCTGGCGGCCGAAGCGGACATCGTCAACTACCACTTTCCCTGGCCGTTCATGGACGTGGTGCATTTCTGTACCGCAATGAAGAAACCCTGCGTGGTGAGTTATCACTCGGACATCATTCGCCAGAAAAACCTGCTCAAGCTCTACCGCCCGCTGATGCGCCGGTTCCTGGACAGCGCCGACCGAATCGTCGCGGCCTCCCCCAACTACCTGCACACCAGTGACGTGTTGCAAGCCTACCGAGAGAAAACCCGGGTGATCACCTATGGCCTGGACAAAGCACTTTATCCACAGCCCTCGCCCGAGCGTCAGGCCCAGTGGCGGGAACGATTGGGCGATCGGTTCTTCCTGTTCGTCGGCGTCATGCGCTATTACAAAGGGCTGCACATCCTGCTCGAAGCCATGCAGGGCTTGAACTACCCGGTGGTGATCGTCGGCGCGGGGCCTGTTGAAGCGCAGTTGCATGCTCAGGCCACCGCCCTTGGATTGCAGAACCTGCACTTCCTGGGACGCTTGGGAGACGAAGACAAAGTCGCGTTGCTGGAATTGAGCTACGCCGTGGTCTTCCCCTCACACCTGCGTTCCGAAGCGTTTGGTATTTCGTTGCTGGAAGGCGCGATGTACGGCAAACCGATGATCTCCAGCGAAATCGGCACCGGTACCAGCTACATCAATATCCACGGCGAAACCGGCCTGGTGGTCCCACCCAGCAACCCGCAGGCCTTTCGCGAAGCCATGCGCAGCCTGTGGGAAAACCCCGTGCGGGCCGCCGAAATGGGCGCCAAGGCCCAGGCGCGCTATCGGCAGTTGTTCACCGCCGACGAAATGGGCCGCAAATGGACCGAGTTGTATGAAGAGTTGCTGGAGGAAAAAACCTTTTCCTACGCCTGA
- a CDS encoding glutathione S-transferase, with translation MPQHAIKLYHFPLSGHAHRVELMLSLLGLPTEKVFVDLAHGAQKLPDFLALNPFGQVPVIDDQGMVLADSNAILVYLARQYGNGRWLPGDPVGAARVQRWLSVAAGPIASGPATARLITVFGAPYNAEDVIARSHNLLKVMDQELANRRFLVGDEPTIADIAAYSYIAHAPEGNVSLADYGNVRAWLVRIEALPGFVGMPRTVAGLQTA, from the coding sequence ATGCCCCAGCACGCCATCAAGCTCTATCACTTCCCGTTGTCCGGCCACGCCCACCGCGTCGAGCTGATGTTGTCGCTGCTCGGCCTGCCGACCGAAAAGGTGTTCGTCGATCTGGCCCACGGCGCCCAGAAATTACCGGATTTCCTGGCATTGAACCCGTTTGGCCAGGTGCCGGTCATCGACGATCAGGGCATGGTGCTGGCCGACTCCAATGCAATTCTGGTGTATCTGGCGCGCCAGTACGGCAATGGCCGTTGGCTACCCGGCGATCCGGTCGGTGCCGCCAGGGTTCAGCGCTGGTTGTCGGTGGCTGCCGGGCCGATAGCCTCGGGGCCGGCCACTGCACGGTTGATCACCGTGTTCGGCGCGCCCTACAACGCTGAAGACGTGATCGCACGCTCCCACAACTTGCTCAAGGTGATGGATCAGGAACTGGCCAACCGTCGTTTCCTGGTCGGCGACGAACCGACCATCGCCGACATCGCCGCTTACAGTTACATCGCCCATGCACCGGAAGGCAATGTCTCGCTGGCCGACTACGGCAACGTGCGGGCCTGGCTGGTGCGGATCGAAGCCTTGCCGGGGTTTGTCGGCATGCCGCGTACCGTGGCGGGTTTGCAAACCGCCTGA
- a CDS encoding ATP-grasp domain-containing protein has product MIWFLEGQSSQRDVLMGAREALPADVRIFASHRRQRPEITSQADVSLQEPLDNEERIDWILQTAREHGIKVILAGRIGGFYEARRALFEAQGITLVTGGMSMETFACVDDKSRFTAECEAAGLACVPAITATNTAELISAYETLAASGEVCIKPTVGIYGQGFWRFKAEADAFSCFADPDARQTSFQAYLHAYQQAAERPPMLVMPYMAGSECSVDMVCENGRVIASVGRRKEGLNQTFERDTDAVRLAIRAAEHFKCDGLVNVQTRDNDNGQPHLLEINPRYSGGVGYTRHAGVNLAGIFATRRLGLTEPETNWRNNVCVKAITVAVSATA; this is encoded by the coding sequence GTGATCTGGTTTCTTGAGGGACAATCGAGCCAGCGTGACGTGCTCATGGGCGCACGCGAGGCATTGCCTGCCGATGTACGGATTTTCGCCTCGCACCGCCGCCAGCGCCCGGAGATCACGAGCCAGGCGGATGTCAGCCTGCAAGAGCCGCTGGATAACGAGGAACGCATCGACTGGATCCTGCAAACCGCCAGGGAACACGGGATCAAAGTGATCCTGGCAGGGCGCATCGGTGGTTTCTACGAAGCGCGGCGGGCGCTGTTCGAGGCCCAGGGCATCACCCTGGTCACGGGCGGCATGTCGATGGAGACGTTCGCCTGTGTCGATGACAAAAGCCGCTTTACCGCCGAGTGCGAAGCCGCGGGCCTGGCGTGCGTACCGGCCATCACGGCGACCAACACCGCCGAGTTGATCAGCGCCTATGAAACCCTGGCAGCCTCTGGCGAGGTTTGCATCAAGCCGACCGTCGGCATCTATGGCCAGGGCTTCTGGCGTTTCAAAGCCGAAGCGGACGCCTTCAGTTGCTTCGCCGACCCGGATGCCCGGCAAACCAGTTTCCAGGCGTACCTGCACGCTTATCAACAGGCCGCCGAGCGCCCGCCGATGCTGGTCATGCCCTATATGGCTGGAAGCGAGTGTTCCGTGGACATGGTGTGCGAGAATGGCCGGGTTATCGCCAGTGTCGGCCGTCGCAAAGAAGGGCTGAACCAGACATTCGAGCGTGATACCGATGCCGTTCGTCTGGCAATCCGGGCTGCCGAGCACTTCAAGTGCGACGGTCTGGTTAATGTACAGACCCGCGACAACGACAATGGGCAGCCTCACCTGCTGGAAATCAACCCGAGGTATTCCGGTGGCGTGGGTTATACGCGGCACGCAGGCGTGAACCTGGCCGGGATTTTCGCCACACGGCGCCTGGGGCTTACAGAGCCGGAAACAAATTGGCGCAATAATGTTTGTGTCAAAGCAATTACCGTTGCCGTTTCGGCAACGGCTTGA